In one Heteronotia binoei isolate CCM8104 ecotype False Entrance Well chromosome 1, APGP_CSIRO_Hbin_v1, whole genome shotgun sequence genomic region, the following are encoded:
- the VGLL2 gene encoding transcription cofactor vestigial-like protein 2 isoform X2, whose amino-acid sequence MSCLDVMYQVYGPPQPYFAAAYSPYHQKLAFYSKMQEAAESASSASTSSSFSSHAAAAAAASIKEEECSPEKERPPEAEYLNARCVLFTYFQGDISAVVDEHFSRALSQPSSYSPGGSASAKAAARSSSSWRDGSFPMSQRSFPPSFWNSTYQPSSVPASLGSPLAATGHTELPFATADPYSPGSLHSHLHQGGPEPWHPAHHHHHHHHHHPYIGSQSSSYPRPTTVHEVYSPHFDPRYGSLLVPAASVRPHRLTPASVPTPVSPQCELGKSEPATSAWTTPAPFPSPAGEMAPSLGLNVDAARRYSFCGGSLLS is encoded by the exons ATGAGCTGTCTGGATGTTATGTACCAAGTCTATGGTCCTCCCCAGCCTTACTTCGCAGCAGCCTACAGCCCTTACCACCAG AAACTAGCCTTTTACTCGAAGATGCAGGAAGCCGCCGAGAGCGCCAGCAGCGCCAGCACCAGCAGCTCTTTCTCCAGccacgccgccgccgccgccgccgccagcaTCAAGGAGGAAGAGTGCAGCCCGGAGAAAGAGCGCCCCCCCGAGGCCGAGTACCTCAACGCCCGCTGCGTCCTCTTCACCTACTTCCAAGGGGACATCAGCGCCGTGGTGGACGAGCACTTCAGCCGGGCCCTCAGCCAGCCCAGCAGCTACTCGCCCGGCGGCAGCGCCAGCGCCAAGGCGGCGGCCAGGAGCTCCAGCTCTTGGAGGG ATGGATCATTCCCTATGAGTCAACGTAGCTTCCCACCCTCCTTCTGGAACAGCACCTACCAGCCTTCCTCGGTGCCTGCTTCCCTGGGAAGCCCACTGGCAGCCACAGGCCACACTGAACTGCCCTTTGCCACAGCGGACCCTTATTCACCAGGTTCATTGCACAGCCATCTCCACCAGGGTGGTCCAGAGCCCTGGCACCctgcccaccaccaccatcaccaccaccaccaccacccttacaTCGGCTCACAGAGCTCATCCTATCCCCGCCCCACCACTGTGCACGAGGTCTACAGTCCACACTTCGACCCACGTTATGGCTCACTGTTGGTGCCTGCGGCTTCTGTGCGCCCCCATCGCCTCACGCCTGCTTCCGTGCCCACGCCTGTCAGCCCCCAGTGTGAGCTAGGTAAGAGTGAGCCTGCCACTTCAGCGTGGACAACACCAGCACCTTTCCCTAGCCCAGCAGGGGAGATGGCACCAAGCCTAGGCCTCAATGTGGACGCAG CTCGCCGTTATTCCTTCTGTGGTGGATCCCTCCTGAGCTGA
- the VGLL2 gene encoding transcription cofactor vestigial-like protein 2 isoform X1 gives MSCLDVMYQVYGPPQPYFAAAYSPYHQKLAFYSKMQEAAESASSASTSSSFSSHAAAAAAASIKEEECSPEKERPPEAEYLNARCVLFTYFQGDISAVVDEHFSRALSQPSSYSPGGSASAKAAARSSSSWRDGSFPMSQRSFPPSFWNSTYQPSSVPASLGSPLAATGHTELPFATADPYSPGSLHSHLHQGGPEPWHPAHHHHHHHHHHPYIGSQSSSYPRPTTVHEVYSPHFDPRYGSLLVPAASVRPHRLTPASVPTPVSPQCELGKSEPATSAWTTPAPFPSPAGEMAPSLGLNVDAGLQPQDKSKDLYWF, from the exons ATGAGCTGTCTGGATGTTATGTACCAAGTCTATGGTCCTCCCCAGCCTTACTTCGCAGCAGCCTACAGCCCTTACCACCAG AAACTAGCCTTTTACTCGAAGATGCAGGAAGCCGCCGAGAGCGCCAGCAGCGCCAGCACCAGCAGCTCTTTCTCCAGccacgccgccgccgccgccgccgccagcaTCAAGGAGGAAGAGTGCAGCCCGGAGAAAGAGCGCCCCCCCGAGGCCGAGTACCTCAACGCCCGCTGCGTCCTCTTCACCTACTTCCAAGGGGACATCAGCGCCGTGGTGGACGAGCACTTCAGCCGGGCCCTCAGCCAGCCCAGCAGCTACTCGCCCGGCGGCAGCGCCAGCGCCAAGGCGGCGGCCAGGAGCTCCAGCTCTTGGAGGG ATGGATCATTCCCTATGAGTCAACGTAGCTTCCCACCCTCCTTCTGGAACAGCACCTACCAGCCTTCCTCGGTGCCTGCTTCCCTGGGAAGCCCACTGGCAGCCACAGGCCACACTGAACTGCCCTTTGCCACAGCGGACCCTTATTCACCAGGTTCATTGCACAGCCATCTCCACCAGGGTGGTCCAGAGCCCTGGCACCctgcccaccaccaccatcaccaccaccaccaccacccttacaTCGGCTCACAGAGCTCATCCTATCCCCGCCCCACCACTGTGCACGAGGTCTACAGTCCACACTTCGACCCACGTTATGGCTCACTGTTGGTGCCTGCGGCTTCTGTGCGCCCCCATCGCCTCACGCCTGCTTCCGTGCCCACGCCTGTCAGCCCCCAGTGTGAGCTAGGTAAGAGTGAGCCTGCCACTTCAGCGTGGACAACACCAGCACCTTTCCCTAGCCCAGCAGGGGAGATGGCACCAAGCCTAGGCCTCAATGTGGACGCAG GTTTGCAGCCTCAGGATAAGAGCAAGGATCTCTATTGGTTTTAG